One part of the Musa acuminata AAA Group cultivar baxijiao chromosome BXJ1-5, Cavendish_Baxijiao_AAA, whole genome shotgun sequence genome encodes these proteins:
- the LOC135673197 gene encoding serine/threonine-protein kinase Aurora-1 isoform X1: MAVAAESQQEEKSPSKASAVEKRWALNDFDIGMPLGRGKFGHVYLAREKRSNHIVALKVLFKSQLKQSQVEHQLRREVEIQSHLRHPNILRLYGYFYDQTRVYLILEYAAKGEVYKELQKCKYFSERRTATYISSLAQALIYLHGKHVIHRDIKPENLLIGLQGELKIADFGWSVHTFNRRRTMCGTLDYLPPEMVESVEHDASVDIWSLGILCYEFLYGAPPFEAKEHSDTYRRIVKVDLKFPSKPIVSPGAKDLISQMLVKDSSQRLPLHKLLEHPWIVQNADPSSAYRG; the protein is encoded by the exons ATGGCCGTCGCCGCGGAGTCGCAGCAAGAAGAGAAG TCTCCTTCAAAGGCTTCAGCGGTAGAAAAACGATGGGCGCTTAATGACTTCGATATCGGAATGCCTCTCGGAAGAGGAAAGTTTGGCCATGTTTATCTTGCCCGAGAAAAGAGG AGCAATCATATTGTGGCACTCAAAGTGCTCTTCAAGAGCCAGCTCAAACAATCTCAAGTTGAGCATCAGCTACGGCGTGAAGTCGAGATACAGAGCCACCTCCGGCATCCGAATATACTACGCCTATATGGTTATTTCTATGATCAG ACTCGTGTTTACTTGATATTAGAATATGCAGCAAAAGGTGAAGTTTACAAGGAACTGCAGAAGTGCAAATACTTTAGTGAAAGACGCACTGCCACT TACATTTCATCTTTAGCACAAGCTCTGATATACCTCCATGGGAAGCATGTGATACATAGAGATATCAAACCAGAGAATCTTTTGATTGGACTCCAG GGTGAGCTGAAAATTGCAGATTTTGGGTGGTCAGTTCACACATTCAACCGCAGGCGGACCATGTGTGGAACGCTGGATTACCTTCCACCTGAAATGG tGGAAAGTGTAGAACATGATGCCAGTGTGGATATCTGGAGCCTGGGCATTTTGTGCTATGAGTTCCTCTATGGGGCCCCCCCATTTGAAGCAAAAGAGCATTCAGATACATACAGAAG GATAGTAAAAGTTGATCTCAAGTTCCCCTCGAAACCGATTGTTTCTCCTGGTGCAAAGGACCTTATCAGCCAG ATGCTTGTCAAAGATTCATCACAACGCCTTCCTCTTCACAAACTGCTTGAACATCCATGGATAGTGCAAAATGCAGATCCTTCAAGTGCCTACAGAGGCTGA
- the LOC135673199 gene encoding deSI-like protein At4g17486: MGTAFCSAGSPSNGEGVTLTPVVLNVYDLTPLNNYVQWLGIGIFHSGIEVHGLEYGFGAHDFPTSGVFEVEPKTCPGFLYRCSILLGQTTMPPAEFRTFIESIATEYHGDTYHLISKNCNHFTDDVSKRLTGKPIPQWVNRLAGLGAVCNCLLPESLRLPAVKQITEYQGLSEDGSESFSVVTTATHDPLESDDADQDRHLLSGGELSIVKEPSR, encoded by the exons ATGGGTACCGCCTTCTGTTCGGCGGGTTCGCCGTCCAATGGCGAGGGCGTCACCCTAACTCCCGTGGTATTGAACGTCTACGATCTCACCCCCTTGAACAACTACGTGCAGTGGCTCGGCATCGGCATCTTCCACTCCGGCATCGAAG TCCATGGTTTGGAGTATGGATTTGGAGCCCATGATTTCCCTACAAGTGGAGTATTTGAAGTGGAACCAAAGACCTGTCCAGGGTTTCTCTATAGATGTTCCATTTTGTTGGGTCAGACAACTATGCCACCGGCTGAATTTCGCACATTCATCGAAAGCATTGCCACAGAGTACCATGGAGACACCTAtcacctgatttcaaaaaattgcAACCACTTCACAGATGATGTCAGTAAGAGACTGACAGGAAAACCGATCCCACAGTGGGTTAACAGGCTCGCTGGACTAG GTGCCGTTTGTAATTGTCTTTTACCAGAAAGTCTCCGGTTGCCAGCTGTCAAGCAGATAACTGAGTACCAGGGTTTATCAG AGGATGGGTCGGAGTCCTTTTCAGTTGTCACCACAGCCACACACGATCCTCTAGAGAGTGATGATGCAGATCAAGACAGACATCTTTTGTCTGGTGGGGAGCTAAGCATTGTGAAAGAGCCTTCCAGGTGA
- the LOC135673197 gene encoding serine/threonine-protein kinase Aurora-1 isoform X2: protein MPLGRGKFGHVYLAREKRSNHIVALKVLFKSQLKQSQVEHQLRREVEIQSHLRHPNILRLYGYFYDQTRVYLILEYAAKGEVYKELQKCKYFSERRTATYISSLAQALIYLHGKHVIHRDIKPENLLIGLQGELKIADFGWSVHTFNRRRTMCGTLDYLPPEMVESVEHDASVDIWSLGILCYEFLYGAPPFEAKEHSDTYRRIVKVDLKFPSKPIVSPGAKDLISQMLVKDSSQRLPLHKLLEHPWIVQNADPSSAYRG from the exons ATGCCTCTCGGAAGAGGAAAGTTTGGCCATGTTTATCTTGCCCGAGAAAAGAGG AGCAATCATATTGTGGCACTCAAAGTGCTCTTCAAGAGCCAGCTCAAACAATCTCAAGTTGAGCATCAGCTACGGCGTGAAGTCGAGATACAGAGCCACCTCCGGCATCCGAATATACTACGCCTATATGGTTATTTCTATGATCAG ACTCGTGTTTACTTGATATTAGAATATGCAGCAAAAGGTGAAGTTTACAAGGAACTGCAGAAGTGCAAATACTTTAGTGAAAGACGCACTGCCACT TACATTTCATCTTTAGCACAAGCTCTGATATACCTCCATGGGAAGCATGTGATACATAGAGATATCAAACCAGAGAATCTTTTGATTGGACTCCAG GGTGAGCTGAAAATTGCAGATTTTGGGTGGTCAGTTCACACATTCAACCGCAGGCGGACCATGTGTGGAACGCTGGATTACCTTCCACCTGAAATGG tGGAAAGTGTAGAACATGATGCCAGTGTGGATATCTGGAGCCTGGGCATTTTGTGCTATGAGTTCCTCTATGGGGCCCCCCCATTTGAAGCAAAAGAGCATTCAGATACATACAGAAG GATAGTAAAAGTTGATCTCAAGTTCCCCTCGAAACCGATTGTTTCTCCTGGTGCAAAGGACCTTATCAGCCAG ATGCTTGTCAAAGATTCATCACAACGCCTTCCTCTTCACAAACTGCTTGAACATCCATGGATAGTGCAAAATGCAGATCCTTCAAGTGCCTACAGAGGCTGA